GTTGTTTGGGATAACCCCGCGGATTCTAAAGTCAATTTTAAAAGTTATTTCGAGGTGTTAAAAGATTTATTTAAAATTAGATTTTATCTTTGGTTTAATGCCTACTAAATCAAAAAAATATAAAAAGGAAATGCCGGAATTGCGCCAGGACATTGTTTCCGGCGATTGGATACTGGTAGCTCCGGCAAGGGCGCGCCGCCCCGAATTTGTTGTTAAAAAAACCGAAGAGCGCCAACTACCGAAAGGCGAGTGCCCATTTGACGATCCTCAAAAATTCGGCAACAAGCCGCCAGTTTTGGTTTATCAAAATAAAACCGGCACCGACTGGTTTTTACAGGTAATACCCAATAAATATCCGGCGGTTGAATCAGGCAGTTGCGGTCCTGCCAAAAAAACCGGAGTTTACAGCGTACGCGAAGGCCGGGGCGCCCACGAAGTGATTATTCTTCGCGATCATAATAAACATATCAGCGAATATAAAAAAGAAGATTTAAAATTATTATTTAACGCTTATAAAGACAGATATAAAACACTTAGTAACGACAAATGCATTGAATATATTTCAATTTTTCACAACTACGGTAAAGAAGCCGGCGCTTCCGTTCCGCATACTCATTCCCAGATTTTGGCATTGCCGATTGTGCCGCCGGATATTTCAAGAAGCATTCGGGGTTCGCATGATTTTTTTCATCAGCATAATAAATGCGTCCATTGTTTTATGATTGAATACGAATTAAAAGACAAAAAATGGATTGTTTTTGAAAATAAAAGCGCGGTTGTTTTGGCTCCCTTTGCTTCGCGTTCTAATTTTGAATTGAGAATTTTTCCGAAAAAACATGAAGCGTTTTTTGAACGCGTTGACGGTGACGGCGGAGAACTCTTAGACATAGCCGAAGCGCTTCACGAGGCGCTTGTTAAAATTCATAAAAATCTTAAAAATCCATCATTTAACTTTTTTCTTCATACGGCTCCCACCATTAAAAATTTAGATTACAACCATTACCATTGGCATTTGGAAATTCTGCCCAAAACCTCGGTTTTCGGGGGCTTTGATATCGGTACCGGGGTTGATATTATTACGGTGGCGCCGGAAACAGCCGCTAAGATTTTTAGAAAATAAATGGAATTATTTTTTGGTTTTGATCTTGTCACATTC
The genomic region above belongs to Parcubacteria group bacterium and contains:
- the galT gene encoding galactose-1-phosphate uridylyltransferase; its protein translation is MPTKSKKYKKEMPELRQDIVSGDWILVAPARARRPEFVVKKTEERQLPKGECPFDDPQKFGNKPPVLVYQNKTGTDWFLQVIPNKYPAVESGSCGPAKKTGVYSVREGRGAHEVIILRDHNKHISEYKKEDLKLLFNAYKDRYKTLSNDKCIEYISIFHNYGKEAGASVPHTHSQILALPIVPPDISRSIRGSHDFFHQHNKCVHCFMIEYELKDKKWIVFENKSAVVLAPFASRSNFELRIFPKKHEAFFERVDGDGGELLDIAEALHEALVKIHKNLKNPSFNFFLHTAPTIKNLDYNHYHWHLEILPKTSVFGGFDIGTGVDIITVAPETAAKIFRK